Proteins encoded in a region of the Prochlorothrix hollandica PCC 9006 = CALU 1027 genome:
- a CDS encoding nucleotidyltransferase family protein: MAQEPSYEPHNPHPLSQLRTELVWEGKYDEYGDRREADPVSGEIPVQKIYDRLGMTPPQLIEFCRKWQIAELAVFGSILRDDFRADGDDPSDIDLLFRYLPNTNMSLLRRARMKIEMEKLCQRPVDLVLFSETIASHNLNRKKYILESARLIYVKR; this comes from the coding sequence ATGGCTCAAGAACCCAGCTACGAACCCCACAATCCCCATCCGTTGTCACAACTTCGGACAGAGTTGGTGTGGGAGGGCAAGTATGACGAGTATGGCGATCGCCGAGAAGCAGATCCAGTCAGTGGTGAAATACCTGTTCAAAAAATTTACGATCGTTTAGGGATGACCCCGCCACAACTCATTGAATTTTGTCGAAAATGGCAAATTGCTGAATTGGCAGTTTTTGGATCAATTTTGCGGGATGATTTTCGGGCTGATGGCGACGATCCTAGTGATATTGATTTGTTATTTAGATATTTACCAAATACCAATATGAGTTTACTTCGTAGGGCAAGAATGAAGATAGAAATGGAAAAATTATGTCAACGTCCTGTGGATTTAGTCTTGTTTTCTGAAACGATCGCTAGCCATAACCTGAATCGTAAAAAATATATTTTAGAATCTGCAAGGTTAATTTATGTCAAAAGATAA
- the gltB gene encoding glutamate synthase large subunit: MKQHDFLPPKQGLYDPQFEHDACGVGFVVHMKGAKSHSIVEDALTILVNLDHRGAVGADPDSGDGAGLLIQIPHLFLQKVTADLGFTLPGAGDYGVGIAYMSPDGAVRQQTRQGFEAVAAEVGLTVLGWRDVPVDNSSLGPTAQNSEPFMQQVFLQRPEGSDTLAFERKLYVVRKMAFAALKKSQNDPYWYLTSLSSRTLVYKGMLTPHQVGAYFLDLQDPDLDSALGLVHSRFSTNTFPSWQRSHPYRYIAHNGEINTLRGNINWMHARQSLFASDLFGQDLAKIPRIINTDGSDSLIFDNALELLVLSGRSLPHAMMMMVPEPWAAHESMSPERKAFYRYHACLMEPWDGPASIAFTDGTMMGALLDRNGLRPSRYYVTQDDRVIMASEAGVLPVAPEDVVHKGRLEPGRMFLVNMDEGRIVADEEIKQRIATEQPYQDWLDQYLVSLDQLPDAVSADLGASPSVPELPLVQRQSAFGYTFEEVRLLLTPMAQTGVEAVGSMGTDTPLAVLSDRPKLLYDYFQQLFAQVTNPPIDSIREAIITSPITTIGSERNLLQPEPESCHLIELSSPILSNGELAKLKTLDAQGFKAETLEILFEAKAGVTGLEATLETLFAQADAAIEAGVNLLILSDRGVTADRAAIPALLAVSGLHHHLIRNGKRTRVGLVLESGEPREVHHCAVLLGYGCSAINPYLAFETLASLVAEGSVTGVDVQTACKNYIKAVTKGVIKIGSKIGISTLQSYRGAQIFEAIGLNQTVIDRYFTWTASRIQGVDLAVIVQECLLRHHQGFPDRELPMHNLEVGGEYQWRKDGERHLFSPESIHALQQAVRLGDYQLYQAYARLINEQDQSLFTLRGMLHFKPQQPVPLEEVESVEAILRRFKTGAMSYGSISQEAHESLAIAMNRIGGKSNTGEGGEDPDRYTWTNDQGDSKNSAIKQVASGRFGVTSLYLSQAKELQIKMAQGAKPGEGGQLPGTKVYPWVAKVRHSTPGVGLISPPPHHDIYSIEDLAELIHDLKNANCKARISVKLVSEVGVGTIAAGVAKAHADVVLISGFDGGTGASPQTSIKHAGLPWELGLAETHQTLVLNNLRSRIAVETDGQMKTGRDVVVAALLGAEEFGFATAPLVSLGCIMMRVCQKNTCPAGIATQNPELRKRFQGDPQHAVNFMTFIAQEVRELMAQLGFRTINEMVGRTDILEAKAAVDHWKAKGIDLSSILYQPTVDPSVGRYCQIPQDHGLEKSLDMTTLLDLCRGAIDSGTPVKATLPINNVNRVVGTILGNEITQRHWDGLPEDTVQLHFQGSAGQSFGAFIPKGVTLELEGDANDYVGKGLSGGKILVYPDKKSSLVPHENIIIGNVAFYGATGGEAYISGMAGERFGVRNSGVSAVVESVGDHGCEYMTGGKVVVLGKTGRNFAAGMSGGVAYVLDQSGDFANHCNTEMSDLESLTDPEEIADLRQLVQNHADYTGSPRAQEVLAQWDTLLPQFVKVMPRDYKRVLEAIKQALSAGLTGDDALSAAFEANAHDVARIGGG; this comes from the coding sequence ATGAAACAGCATGATTTCTTGCCCCCCAAACAGGGCTTATATGATCCGCAATTTGAGCATGATGCCTGTGGCGTTGGGTTCGTTGTCCACATGAAGGGCGCGAAATCCCATAGCATCGTGGAAGACGCACTGACGATTCTCGTCAACTTGGATCATCGGGGGGCTGTGGGCGCTGATCCCGACTCAGGTGATGGAGCCGGACTGCTCATTCAGATTCCCCACCTCTTTTTACAAAAGGTGACGGCAGACTTAGGATTTACCTTGCCAGGGGCAGGGGACTATGGGGTGGGCATTGCCTACATGTCCCCCGATGGGGCAGTACGGCAGCAAACCCGCCAAGGCTTTGAGGCAGTGGCCGCAGAGGTGGGCTTGACGGTGCTAGGCTGGCGGGATGTGCCCGTGGACAACAGCAGCCTAGGACCCACGGCCCAAAACAGTGAACCCTTTATGCAGCAGGTGTTCCTCCAGCGCCCTGAAGGATCGGACACCTTGGCCTTCGAGCGCAAGCTCTATGTGGTGCGCAAAATGGCCTTTGCCGCCCTCAAGAAATCTCAAAATGATCCCTACTGGTACCTCACCAGCCTCTCTAGCCGCACCCTGGTCTACAAGGGAATGCTCACCCCCCATCAGGTGGGAGCCTATTTCTTGGACTTACAGGATCCGGATCTGGATAGTGCCCTCGGCTTAGTCCATTCCCGCTTCAGCACCAATACCTTCCCCAGTTGGCAGCGATCGCACCCCTACCGCTACATTGCCCACAACGGCGAAATCAACACCCTCCGGGGCAACATCAACTGGATGCACGCCCGCCAGTCCCTGTTTGCCTCGGATTTATTTGGCCAGGATCTGGCCAAGATTCCCCGCATTATCAACACCGATGGCAGTGACTCCCTGATTTTTGACAATGCCCTAGAACTGCTGGTGTTGTCGGGCCGATCTTTGCCCCATGCCATGATGATGATGGTGCCCGAACCCTGGGCCGCCCATGAGTCCATGAGTCCAGAGCGAAAGGCCTTCTATCGCTACCATGCCTGTTTGATGGAGCCGTGGGATGGTCCGGCCTCCATCGCCTTCACCGATGGCACCATGATGGGGGCACTGTTGGATCGCAACGGTTTGCGGCCCTCCCGCTACTATGTGACCCAGGACGATCGGGTGATTATGGCCTCAGAAGCCGGGGTCTTACCCGTTGCCCCAGAGGATGTGGTGCATAAGGGTCGCCTGGAGCCGGGGCGGATGTTCCTGGTGAACATGGACGAAGGGCGCATTGTGGCCGACGAAGAAATTAAGCAACGCATTGCCACGGAGCAGCCCTACCAAGACTGGTTAGATCAATATCTAGTGTCCCTGGATCAGCTTCCCGATGCCGTCAGCGCTGACCTGGGGGCATCCCCCTCGGTTCCAGAGCTACCCCTGGTGCAACGGCAAAGTGCCTTTGGCTACACCTTCGAGGAAGTGCGGCTACTGCTGACTCCCATGGCCCAAACCGGGGTGGAGGCGGTGGGATCCATGGGTACGGATACGCCTTTGGCGGTGTTGTCCGATCGCCCCAAACTGCTCTATGACTATTTCCAGCAGCTCTTCGCCCAGGTCACCAACCCCCCCATCGACTCGATCCGGGAAGCCATCATTACGTCCCCCATCACCACCATCGGCTCGGAGCGCAATCTCCTCCAGCCCGAACCGGAAAGCTGTCACCTCATTGAATTATCCAGCCCGATCCTCAGCAATGGGGAATTGGCTAAGCTCAAAACCTTAGATGCCCAAGGCTTCAAGGCCGAGACCTTGGAAATTTTGTTTGAGGCTAAAGCCGGGGTGACGGGGTTGGAAGCGACCCTGGAAACCCTGTTTGCCCAAGCGGATGCCGCCATTGAAGCGGGGGTTAATTTGCTGATTTTGAGCGATCGCGGGGTGACCGCCGATCGGGCCGCGATCCCGGCACTGCTGGCGGTGTCTGGCCTGCACCACCACCTGATCCGCAACGGTAAGCGCACCCGGGTTGGCCTGGTGCTGGAGTCGGGGGAACCCCGGGAAGTGCATCACTGTGCGGTGCTTCTGGGCTATGGCTGTAGCGCCATTAACCCCTACCTGGCCTTTGAAACCCTGGCAAGCCTGGTGGCTGAGGGTTCCGTCACCGGGGTGGATGTTCAAACCGCCTGCAAAAACTACATTAAGGCCGTCACCAAAGGGGTCATTAAAATTGGCTCCAAAATTGGTATTTCCACCCTCCAAAGTTACCGGGGCGCGCAAATTTTTGAGGCCATTGGTCTCAATCAAACGGTGATCGATCGCTACTTCACCTGGACCGCCAGCCGCATCCAAGGGGTAGATTTGGCGGTGATTGTCCAAGAGTGTCTGCTGCGCCATCACCAGGGTTTCCCCGATCGGGAACTGCCCATGCACAACCTGGAGGTGGGGGGAGAATACCAATGGCGTAAGGATGGGGAACGGCACCTGTTTAGCCCTGAGTCCATCCATGCCCTACAACAAGCCGTGCGCTTGGGCGATTACCAGCTTTACCAAGCCTATGCCCGCTTAATTAACGAACAGGATCAATCCCTGTTTACCCTGCGGGGCATGTTGCACTTCAAACCCCAGCAGCCCGTCCCCCTGGAGGAGGTGGAATCCGTTGAAGCCATCCTCCGGCGCTTCAAAACCGGAGCCATGAGCTATGGATCCATTTCCCAGGAAGCCCACGAAAGTCTGGCCATTGCCATGAATCGCATTGGCGGCAAGTCCAACACCGGGGAAGGGGGCGAAGATCCCGATCGCTACACCTGGACCAATGACCAGGGTGATTCCAAAAATAGCGCCATTAAGCAGGTGGCTTCCGGGCGCTTCGGGGTCACCAGCCTCTACCTGTCCCAGGCCAAGGAACTGCAAATTAAAATGGCCCAGGGGGCAAAGCCAGGGGAAGGGGGCCAATTACCGGGCACCAAGGTCTATCCCTGGGTTGCCAAGGTGCGCCACTCCACCCCCGGCGTGGGCCTGATTTCCCCCCCACCCCACCACGACATCTATTCCATTGAGGACTTGGCGGAACTGATCCACGACCTCAAGAACGCCAACTGCAAGGCCCGCATCAGTGTCAAGTTGGTGTCGGAAGTGGGAGTGGGGACGATCGCCGCCGGCGTAGCCAAGGCCCATGCCGATGTGGTGCTGATTTCTGGCTTTGATGGCGGCACCGGGGCATCCCCCCAAACCTCCATTAAACACGCCGGGTTGCCCTGGGAATTGGGCCTCGCCGAAACCCACCAAACCTTGGTCTTGAATAACCTGCGATCGCGCATTGCCGTGGAAACCGACGGCCAAATGAAAACCGGTCGCGATGTGGTAGTGGCGGCTCTATTGGGGGCGGAGGAGTTCGGCTTTGCCACTGCGCCCCTGGTGTCCCTGGGCTGCATCATGATGCGGGTTTGCCAGAAAAACACCTGTCCCGCTGGCATCGCCACCCAAAACCCCGAACTGCGCAAGCGGTTCCAAGGGGATCCCCAGCACGCCGTCAATTTCATGACCTTCATCGCCCAGGAAGTGCGGGAACTAATGGCCCAACTGGGCTTCCGCACCATCAATGAGATGGTGGGCCGCACCGATATCCTGGAGGCCAAGGCGGCGGTGGATCACTGGAAGGCCAAGGGCATTGACCTGTCCAGCATTCTCTATCAACCCACGGTGGATCCCAGTGTGGGGCGCTACTGCCAGATTCCCCAGGATCACGGCCTGGAGAAGTCCCTGGACATGACCACCCTCTTGGATCTCTGTCGAGGGGCGATCGACTCCGGCACCCCCGTTAAGGCCACCCTGCCCATTAATAACGTTAACCGGGTGGTGGGGACGATTCTCGGTAACGAAATCACCCAGCGCCACTGGGACGGTCTGCCGGAGGATACGGTGCAGTTGCACTTCCAAGGCAGCGCCGGTCAGAGTTTCGGTGCCTTTATACCCAAGGGGGTCACCCTGGAACTGGAGGGGGATGCCAATGACTATGTGGGCAAGGGTCTCAGTGGCGGCAAAATTCTGGTGTATCCCGACAAAAAATCCAGTCTCGTGCCCCATGAAAACATCATCATCGGTAATGTGGCTTTTTACGGAGCGACAGGGGGCGAAGCCTATATTTCCGGCATGGCTGGGGAACGCTTCGGGGTGCGTAACTCTGGGGTCAGTGCGGTGGTGGAGTCGGTGGGCGACCATGGCTGTGAGTACATGACGGGCGGCAAGGTGGTGGTGCTGGGTAAAACCGGGCGCAACTTTGCGGCAGGCATGAGCGGCGGCGTGGCCTATGTGCTGGATCAGTCGGGGGATTTTGCCAACCACTGCAATACGGAGATGTCGGATCTGGAGTCCCTGACGGATCCGGAGGAAATCGCCGATCTGCGTCAGTTGGTGCAGAACCACGCCGATTACACCGGCAGTCCCCGCGCCCAGGAGGTGCTGGCCCAGTGGGATACGCTGCTGCCCCAGTTTGTGAAGGTGATGCCCCGGGACTATAAGCGGGTGCTGGAGGCCATTAAGCAGGCGCTGTCGGCGGGTCTGACGGGGGATGATGCCCTCAGTGCGGCCTTTGAAGCCAATGCCCACGATGTGGCCCGCATTGGGGGGGGCTAA
- a CDS encoding nucleotidyltransferase family protein, with product MDPHPPYGPHNPQPLSQMGKSLVWEGQVDWEGRVDEDDDRREMDIAGCGMPMQHIYRRLNVMPHQISDFCKQWNLAEFALFGSILRGDFRVDGEQPSDIDVLFTDGENARKNLILQVRMKFELEDLVQRSVDMVSKTALLTEPNVIRRQNILTSARIIYVQG from the coding sequence ATGGACCCACACCCCCCCTACGGACCTCACAACCCCCAGCCGCTGTCGCAGATGGGGAAGTCGTTGGTGTGGGAAGGCCAGGTTGACTGGGAAGGCCGGGTTGACGAGGATGACGATCGCCGCGAGATGGATATTGCGGGCTGTGGGATGCCAATGCAGCACATTTATCGACGACTCAACGTGATGCCCCATCAGATTTCTGATTTCTGTAAGCAATGGAACCTCGCCGAATTTGCCTTGTTTGGTTCCATTTTGCGGGGGGACTTTCGGGTTGATGGAGAACAACCTAGTGATATTGATGTACTCTTTACTGATGGGGAAAATGCTCGAAAAAATCTAATTTTGCAAGTAAGAATGAAGTTTGAGCTGGAGGATCTAGTCCAGAGATCTGTAGATATGGTTAGCAAGACTGCTCTGTTAACGGAACCTAATGTTATTCGTCGTCAAAATATTCTAACATCTGCCAGAATTATTTATGTCCAGGGATAA
- a CDS encoding XisI protein — protein MDKLTQYRQIIQKILTEYRDWAAGSNQIGVQECVAFDVERDHYFWFSVGWNDKQRDFGVTVYLRIENGKIWIEEDWTKQGIANDLLEAGVPPEDIVLGFQHPSKRPLTEFAIA, from the coding sequence ATGGATAAACTAACACAGTATCGTCAAATCATCCAAAAAATTCTGACCGAATATCGAGATTGGGCAGCAGGCTCAAATCAAATTGGCGTGCAAGAATGTGTTGCCTTTGATGTAGAACGCGATCATTACTTCTGGTTTAGTGTCGGATGGAATGATAAGCAACGAGATTTTGGCGTGACGGTCTATCTGCGCATAGAGAATGGCAAAATTTGGATTGAAGAAGACTGGACTAAGCAGGGCATCGCTAACGACCTGCTGGAAGCTGGCGTTCCTCCTGAAGATATTGTTCTAGGCTTTCAACATCCCAGCAAACGCCCGCTCACCGAATTTGCCATTGCGTAA
- a CDS encoding XisI protein, with the protein MDRLNHYRQCIRDFLNHYSQLWRENGVENQIIFDSEHDHYLLLKAGWAGDQRIYYPVFHFDIKDNKIWVQENTTDIELDKDLEEMGISKKEIVVGFHHPLMREHSDYATV; encoded by the coding sequence ATGGATAGGCTAAATCACTATCGTCAATGTATTCGTGATTTTCTCAATCACTACTCTCAGCTTTGGAGAGAAAATGGTGTTGAAAATCAAATCATTTTTGATTCAGAACACGATCATTACCTACTTCTCAAAGCAGGTTGGGCTGGCGATCAAAGAATCTACTACCCAGTTTTCCATTTCGACATCAAGGACAATAAAATCTGGGTTCAAGAAAATACAACAGACATTGAACTGGACAAAGACTTGGAAGAAATGGGCATCTCCAAGAAAGAAATCGTGGTTGGTTTCCATCATCCTTTGATGCGTGAACATTCTGACTATGCCACGGTCTAA
- a CDS encoding HepT-like ribonuclease domain-containing protein translates to MSKDKDSVTDILEAIEEILVSMGGVSFAQLSANREKQAAILYFVIIMGEATKRLSKNFRASHPEIDWQGIAGMRDILAHQYDRVDIQVIWDVV, encoded by the coding sequence ATGTCAAAAGATAAAGATTCAGTTACGGATATTCTTGAGGCGATCGAAGAAATCCTTGTTTCGATGGGGGGTGTTAGTTTTGCTCAGTTATCTGCTAATCGAGAGAAACAAGCCGCTATACTCTATTTTGTAATTATCATGGGTGAAGCAACGAAACGATTATCAAAAAATTTCAGAGCATCACATCCAGAAATTGACTGGCAGGGAATAGCTGGAATGCGGGATATTTTAGCTCATCAATACGATCGTGTTGATATTCAAGTGATTTGGGATGTGGTATAA
- a CDS encoding DNA methyltransferase, giving the protein MTQQPTYGPHNPHPLSQMRTELVWEGKYDEYGQRREVDIAGCAMPMQRIEGIDEPRREAAAKQQLTLFEQQNPRVDDFRNRLIWGDNKLVMASLLQEFKGKVDLIYIDPPFDVGADFTMSVAIGDGKEEIDKDQSTLEMVAYRDIWGRGTDSYLHMLHERLNLARELLTEKGSIWVHVGPQVTHTVKSLLDDIYGSNNFRGTVAWKRSAGAGSSKAISKKLAANYDSIHLYSKCSECIWNQPKVPYKPEYLERFKHQDDRGYYRIDNLNTYSQQTFERLKEEGRLVEPKSSGANYGYKRYIHELPGAIIDDLWIDLPYVNPMADERVDYVTQKPEALLERIIQASSNEGDLVLDAFCGSGTTGAVAERLGRKWLMADLGRFAIHTSRKRLIELQRKLHKDGKPYRAFDVYNLGRYERQWWQQERLQGADTEHRRIVLEFFRAEVLTNTPSPLLHGRKAGAFCHVDGIDSMFTRDEARAVALATSAAGGRECYCLAWEFEMDLHLLVNALTTELGVKLKLIQIPREIMEKNRKAPPPFLEVAVLAAEAVYRKDPHPLTPSPKLGEGGQETPAPLSRPGRGAGGEGKTVDIKLTQFLPSLAEVPTKELEAIRERAIRSGFDFIDFWAIDFNWQPDKPFTHDWQDYRTRKDRSLKTISDAAYTYPAPGKYIACVKVVDTFGCDTSITVEVEV; this is encoded by the coding sequence ATGACCCAGCAACCCACCTACGGTCCCCACAACCCCCACCCGCTGTCGCAGATGCGGACGGAACTGGTGTGGGAAGGCAAGTATGACGAGTATGGGCAACGCCGTGAGGTGGATATTGCCGGATGTGCGATGCCGATGCAGCGGATTGAGGGCATTGATGAACCCAGGCGAGAGGCGGCGGCAAAGCAGCAGTTGACGCTGTTTGAGCAGCAAAACCCACGGGTGGATGATTTCCGCAATCGGCTGATTTGGGGCGACAACAAGCTGGTGATGGCTTCGCTGTTGCAGGAGTTTAAGGGCAAGGTGGATTTGATTTATATTGATCCGCCATTTGATGTCGGTGCGGATTTTACGATGAGTGTGGCGATCGGGGATGGAAAGGAAGAAATCGACAAAGATCAGTCAACCTTAGAGATGGTTGCCTATCGAGATATTTGGGGCAGAGGCACAGATTCGTATTTGCATATGCTTCACGAAAGACTTAATTTAGCAAGAGAACTACTAACTGAAAAAGGAAGTATCTGGGTTCATGTGGGACCTCAAGTTACTCATACAGTCAAGTCATTGCTAGACGATATCTATGGTAGTAATAACTTTCGTGGGACTGTTGCATGGAAACGTTCCGCAGGTGCTGGAAGTAGCAAAGCAATATCTAAAAAGTTAGCAGCAAATTATGACAGCATTCACTTGTACTCAAAATGTAGTGAATGTATATGGAATCAACCCAAAGTTCCCTATAAGCCTGAATATCTAGAACGTTTCAAGCACCAAGATGATAGAGGATATTATCGAATAGATAATTTGAATACCTATTCTCAGCAAACTTTTGAAAGGCTGAAAGAAGAAGGTCGGCTGGTAGAGCCTAAATCATCAGGGGCAAATTATGGGTACAAAAGATACATCCACGAATTGCCAGGAGCTATTATTGACGATCTCTGGATTGATCTGCCATATGTTAATCCTATGGCAGATGAAAGAGTTGATTATGTCACACAAAAACCTGAAGCACTTTTAGAACGCATCATCCAAGCCTCTTCTAATGAAGGTGATCTCGTCCTTGATGCATTTTGTGGCAGCGGCACCACCGGAGCCGTCGCCGAACGCCTTGGTCGCAAGTGGCTCATGGCAGACCTAGGCCGCTTCGCCATCCACACCTCCCGCAAACGCCTGATCGAACTTCAGCGCAAGCTCCACAAAGACGGCAAACCCTACCGCGCCTTCGATGTCTACAACCTGGGGCGCTACGAACGGCAATGGTGGCAACAAGAGCGCCTGCAAGGAGCCGACACCGAACACCGCCGCATCGTCCTAGAATTTTTCCGCGCCGAAGTCCTCACCAACACCCCCTCACCCCTGCTCCACGGTCGCAAAGCCGGAGCCTTCTGCCATGTGGATGGCATCGACTCCATGTTCACCCGCGACGAAGCCCGTGCCGTTGCCCTAGCCACATCAGCAGCAGGCGGACGGGAATGTTATTGCCTCGCCTGGGAATTTGAAATGGACTTGCATTTACTGGTGAACGCGCTCACAACAGAACTCGGCGTAAAACTCAAGCTGATCCAGATTCCCCGCGAAATCATGGAAAAAAACCGCAAAGCACCGCCGCCATTTTTGGAAGTGGCCGTGCTGGCAGCAGAAGCGGTGTATCGGAAAGACCCTCATCCCCTAACCCCTTCTCCCAAGTTGGGAGAAGGGGGGCAAGAAACTCCGGCTCCCCTCTCCCGTCCTGGGAGAGGGGCTGGGGGTGAGGGCAAAACCGTCGATATCAAACTCACCCAATTCCTGCCCTCCCTCGCCGAAGTTCCCACCAAAGAACTCGAAGCCATTCGAGAACGCGCCATCCGTAGCGGCTTTGACTTTATTGACTTTTGGGCGATCGATTTCAACTGGCAACCCGACAAACCCTTCACCCACGACTGGCAAGACTACCGCACCCGCAAAGATCGTTCGCTCAAAACCATCAGCGATGCCGCCTACACCTATCCCGCCCCCGGCAAATACATCGCCTGCGTCAAAGTCGTCGATACCTTTGGCTGCGATACCTCCATCACCGTAGAAGTGGAGGTCTAA
- a CDS encoding element excision factor XisH family protein has product MPAKDMYHDWVKESLIQAGWVVSHDPLSFRIGKIGIHVDLGLENLIGAEKEQQKIAVEIKGFLNVSKITDFYAAFGQYLCYKVALVREDPDRTLYLAIPTPIYNTFFKEVLIQDVLKEHPAKLLIYNLSNQEIQSWIG; this is encoded by the coding sequence ATGCCTGCTAAGGATATGTATCACGACTGGGTAAAAGAATCACTCATTCAAGCAGGTTGGGTTGTTTCCCATGACCCGCTCTCCTTCCGGATTGGCAAAATTGGCATCCATGTTGACTTGGGTCTAGAAAATTTAATTGGAGCTGAAAAAGAGCAGCAAAAAATAGCGGTTGAAATCAAAGGATTCCTTAATGTTTCTAAAATCACAGACTTTTACGCCGCTTTTGGACAGTACCTTTGCTATAAAGTTGCCCTCGTCCGAGAAGACCCCGATCGCACACTTTATCTGGCAATTCCGACTCCTATCTACAACACCTTTTTTAAAGAAGTTCTGATTCAAGATGTTTTGAAAGAACATCCCGCAAAATTGCTCATCTACAATCTATCAAATCAGGAGATTCAATCATGGATAGGCTAA